In Quercus robur chromosome 10, dhQueRobu3.1, whole genome shotgun sequence, a genomic segment contains:
- the LOC126703039 gene encoding uncharacterized protein LOC126703039 — protein sequence MSLHKDFEPIRGQLLNRSPAPSLDTAVNELVREEARLATLQAQNKLNVLAITPSTPLIEQPQQSSDSSGSHNRRKQSNKKVCNYCKRSGHTIETCFRRNKSTAAVANTEPTLPMASTSAESQSSGSTVNLSPTELQEIIAQAVRMAGNASLSTALSVLPGSEDGTRAWDRP from the exons ATGTCACTTCACAAGGACTTTGAGCCCATTCGAGGTCAGCTTCTAAATCGCAGTCCTGCTCCCTCTCTTGATACTGCTGTGAATGAGTTAGTTAGAGAAGAAGCTCGTCTTGCAACCCTTCAAGCCCAGAATAAGCTCAATGTTTTGGCTATTACTCCATCTACTCCACTCATAGAGCAACCTCAGCAATCAAGTGATTCCTCTGGCTCTCACAATCGTCGCAAGCAGTCCAACAAAAAAGTCTGCAACTATTGCAAGCGTTCTGGCCACACCATTGAGACTTGTTTCCGTCGCAACAAATCTACTGCTGCTGTTGCTAATACTGAGCCTACTCTGCCAATGGCTTCCACCTCAGCTGAGTcccagtcttctggatccactgtCAACCTCTCCCCCACTGAACTACAGGAAATCATAGCTCAGGCTGTTCGTATGGCTGgtaatgcatctctttccaCTGCCCTATCTGTTCTACCCG gatccgaggacgggacaagagcttgggaccggccctag